Proteins found in one Oncorhynchus tshawytscha isolate Ot180627B linkage group LG25, Otsh_v2.0, whole genome shotgun sequence genomic segment:
- the st3gal7 gene encoding ST3 beta-galactoside alpha-2,3-sialyltransferase 7: MVTLKHLSVEDPDDYSSPPVPDADFTEKTAVTVTHRRPTPDTREMLLSRTNNLALSLVLLVGCYSAILVPALIPSDPLSGANDNQHTDMVLLNRSASLLVQPCHPGWCVSRLLSLDSSSDLQNIPVFLQSGIAADRPIPWDLAPPLGLQGCDERVARALSSLTHPGLPPSLEGRGRGGGCRRCVVVGSGGVLHGSHLGSHIDQYDVIIRMNNAPVSGFERDAGSRTTVRLMYPEGAPLSPSEYRHTSLVTLVVYKCLDLDWLTSVITKQPLSWWSKLWFWRDIVENIPLKPKNIQILNPVIMHKTGIALQRYTQQQRKLVPTLGASAVVMALQLCDEVSLAGFGYDLQHPGARLHYYESLSMDAIKAQVVHDVSAEKLFLRELVAAGVLTDLTGAL, from the exons ATGGTGACTCTGAAACACCTTAGTGTGGAGGACCCAGATGACTACAGCTCTCCTCCGGTGCCTGATGCTGACTTCACTGAGAAAACAGCTGTTACAGTTACACACAGGAGACCTACACCTGACACCAGGGAGATGCTACTCAGCAg GACTAACAACCTAGCCTTGAGTCTAGTGCTGCTGGTGGGATGCTACTCTGCTATCCTGGTCCCTGCTCTTATACCTTCAGACCCTCTGTCAGGGGCTAACGACAATCAACACACTGACATG gtattACTAAACCGCTCTGCCTCCCTGCTTGTGCAGCCCTGCCATCCGGGCTGGTGTgtgtctcgtctcctctctctggaCTCCTCCTCAGACCTCCAGAACATCCCTGTGTTCCTCCAGTCGGGGATTGCAGCAGACAGGCCTATTCCCTGGGACTTGGCTCCTCCCCTGGGCCTCCAGGGCTGTGACGAGAGGGTGGCTAGGGCCCTGTCCTCTCTAACTCATCCAGGCCTGCCCCCATCCctggaggggagaggtaggggtggGGGCTGTAggaggtgtgtggtggtgggcAGTGGAGGGGTGCTACATGGCAGCCACCTGGGATCCCATATTGACCAGTATGATGTCATCATCAG GATGAACAATGCCCCAGTGTCAGGGTTTGAGAGGGACGCAGGCTCCAGGACCACTGTCCGTTTGATGTACCCAGAGGGAGCTCCCCTTTCCCCCAGCGAGTACAGACACACCTCCCTGGTTACCCTGGTGGTCTACAAGTGCCTGGACCTGGACTggctcacctctgtcatcaccaaACAGCCTCTG AGCTGGTGGTCCAAGCTGTGGTTCTGGAGAGACATAGTGGAGAACATTCCTCTGAAGCCGAAGAACATCCAGATACTCAACCCAGTGATCATGCACAAGACAGGCATAGCACTGCAGAgatacacacagcaacagaggaag ttaGTTCCTACGTTAGGTGCCAGTGCGGTGGTGATGGCCCTACAGCTGTGTGATGAGGTGAGCCTGGCAGGGTTTGGTTATGACCTGCAGCATCCCGGTGCCAGACTACACTACTATGAGAGTCTAAGTATGGACGCCATCAAGGCCCAG GTAGTACATGATGTGAGCGCTGAGAAGCTCTTCCTCAGAGAGCTAGTGGCTGCAGGTGTCTTGACTGACCTCACAGGGGCGCTGTGA